In the genome of Populus trichocarpa isolate Nisqually-1 chromosome 10, P.trichocarpa_v4.1, whole genome shotgun sequence, the window CTTGTTTTGGTACTCCACGGGATATCTGCTGTAGCTCTCCACACAAAAAAGATTCCCCTGCCTCTGCTGGCATGTCTCTCTCTTTCGTCTTCGACGCACGAACGAGATCCGAAATTGAAtataatagtatttattttacaaaaataaattcctcAAAATAGACTCACACTCGGAAATGCCAACACCCCTGAAGCCCGAACCTCTTGCTGAAATCTCGAACCCATCTTTGGTAAACTTTTTGTGAGTTCATGGCCGGATTTTGTTTGTTGTGCCTTATGCggtactctattttttttcttttttcgagaGATTCTACTGTTAAGTGGAAAAGGAAGCAGGACTAGAGGAACTGGTTAATCAAGCTTTTCCAACAACTACCCTAGATGGTGTGTACAGCCCCTCTAACCCTGGCCATGGCTATGTCATCTGgctcattggttttttttataaaaaagaggaTACAATGCAAGGAATTTAACAGCACGCTAGTACCGATTATGAGTTAATTTaagatatatgaaaaataaaagccagtgcaaaccaaaaaaacagagaaagagatgaaatcttgaatggagAGGAACGAATGGAAGATTAGAAGCAGAGCCAATTACGCAGCATTAATCGTCAACATGATAATCTTTGCCCATGGCAAGTATTAGCATCGAGATTGGTGGGAGTGAATTGCAGTAGAATTCAGTTAGCTAGAATTGTATGCAAGTTTAAGAGACGAAGAATTAAGAGAGGTTGCATGAGTACCTGCACGGGCAACTCCTCCATTGCAGATTAAGATGGAAGCAGAGCCCAGAAGCCAAGAGATTAAAGAGCCCCCGCCACTGTGAAGTACTGATCAAGCAAACGGATAGGGAGAATATGTATGTATAGCACTCTCTTGGGTCTTGGAAGAAGCAAACTCTTGTCTCTCTCTACTCTTTCAGGAAGGAGGGGAGTAGGAGCTGTTGAAACAGaacatcaatctttttttcctGCATCTTCCATGATAAGCTACCGATTACTGtatgatatattgatgttaaaaaagaaaaaaaggtgacGTTTATGATGTTGAAGCTTCGCTGTTTCTTATTAGTTTACTAGTAATTCAATTCCtaatctctctccctccctcacATCTCTcgagtttttttctctaaagCTCTTGTTTGACCCGTGACATTTTTTCTGTCGCGgcgttgcctttttttttttaaaggcaaaTGTTTATAAAGTTCCAAGTCTTTTTAtcactgttattaaacctatCACGGTATACAATTCAACGAAAGATACACTTTTCTTGGGGcagcttttaaaataaattagtagcgcattaattttttaagtattttttatttaaaattatattaaaatattatttttaaaaaaattaatattaacacatcaaattaattcaaaaatatatatataaaatagtttaaaactaaagaaatcaaaaactttttaaaattagaattaaatcacaatatcaaacaagaTCTAAACTTAGTTGTCAAAATAAATCAGAACAtttgcttaaaataaattaaaatagtaaagatttaataatattatttttttgaatatatttttatataaaatatattttaaaaaacaattattatcacactctcaaatattATCGTGCTCTCAAATATCTTTGAAAGCTCGTTAGGAACAAAAACTCCCATGAAGGCTTGCTAATTTGACGGTGCAGGTAGGGGTAGTATAGTCATTTTACAAGGGGATCGCTCGGGTGATTAAACATCCACCAGAAAGCCCAGCAGCCCACCATGAATCCCACAACGTGAGCCTTTCCATTTTAATGACCAAGCCTCATGCTTGATTGCTCTATTTGAGAGTCTTGAATTGCCAATTGTATTCGTTTCTCCATGTATTCCTCCATAAATCCTTTGAATGTATTGAAGGAAGTAATGCAATGAAGAACAACAAAAGATGGAGTGAATTGTGATTCCATTCAAGAAAGAATTAGGTGGTAACCAAACAGTATTTATCGTCAAAGTGAAGTAATCGCTCTTCAAAATACAACCTTTCATGACCATGGGAATAGGGCCCAGAAAACAGTGGTAATAAAATCTGCCCAGCTGAACAGGACAGTTACTATCCTATCACCATCCTTAACAAACCCTTCAACAAATGTCAAATAGCACATTATATAACTTCAGAACTTCTATGGCTGCAAGCTAActaaaccaaatattgaagatgGGAAACTTTACAAGATTGTACTCTACAAATGCCTAGTTGAAGATTCAAGAATACATGTTTTTCCAAATTAAAGCCGCCATGTTTACTAACCGCTCAAATGCTCAAATGTTCTTCTCTAGGCAAGCTCTGAACGGTATCTGACCATCTTCCAGGTGAATGGTCACTGCTATTAGATGAAACTCGAGCCTCTGCCCTTGCATCTCTGATCATCCTAAAGACGTCCCTCATTGACGGCCGGTTATCTGGTGTGAGTGAGACACAAGCCATTGCAATGTTTACAAGAGCCTGGAGTTTCTCCTCCGCTGCCTCATTACCCGAGGCAGGGTCATCTCCGGACTCGGTCTCTTCCTCGCGTACTGACCGAACCCACCTAGGAATATCTGGACCATGCTCTTGAACAAGGTCCTGGAAGGGAGTCTTGCCAGTAAGAAGTTCCAATAGGAGTACGCCAAAGCTGTATACATCAGCTGGTTGGGTGGATGGTTTTCGTACGTCTCGGATCTCGGGGGCTCTGTAGAACAGAGAAGTGGCACTGGGTTCCTCCAGTGAGTCTGGATTTTGGAACATGGTCAGACCATAGTCAGTAAGGCAGGACTCAAATTCAGGGCCTAAGAGGACATTGGAGGATTTCAAATTCCCATGGGTTAACCCAGGGTTCTGGTGGATATAGAGTAGTCCAGTTGCCAAGTCCTCAGCTATTTTGAGACACGAAGTCCAGTGAAGTGGCTTCCCACCGCCTGAAGTTCTAGTTCCTGTAAAAGAATTCAGAAAATGTTAATGTAGGATACTAAAAGAATTCTCCTAATACAACAGGAAATGCAGATGATAACTTTGCATTAGAATTTCTACGAGCTGAGACCAATATTTTATGGATTGACATTACAAGGAAAGAAACTCATGATTTTTATGCAGAAAGTTTATTGCAGGGAAACGAAAAAGGCATTTTATTGATGAATGTTCCAGGTTGATTCGGAATTGCAGTTTCTTCCAGTCCAATAAAATACTACTTGAACCTTTGAAAATTTGGTTGCGACTAATTCGTTAgcattataaatattttcagtTCTCAAATCCAGTCAGGACTCATAAAGTCAACCTTCCAAGACCAAATGTGCATCCAAGCagcaatttcaaaagcataCTAGTTTGTGAGTCAACAATTACTGGGGTTAgcaagaaaggaaaggaagcaAACATGTCACGGGATGAGATAAGAACAAACACAAATTCAAGCGAAACTATTTGAGTCTCGAATCATTAAAATCGGTTTAAACACGAGATAAAGAGGTCATGGTTGCTGATTTACTGCTCTGCTAGCCAAGATGATGTTTAAGTCAATAACCCTCTCAACCAGAGAACTCATACCTGCTCATTGCTGATAGGTTCTTGAGCAAAATACAAGACAGTTTCAAAGCACTGGATTAAAGGAATAACTCTCAAGGGTTCGACATAATGCAACTCATGAagcaaaaataacaaagttgatGACAAGGAAAATCGACCACTGCATGCATCTGAATTGCAAAGTTAAACTGTTTCATCAACTATTCTGTGGAGAATGTAAGGCCTTGCGGAGAACAATTAGCTTTTCCCCCAATTTCTCACTTCTACAAACAGCAGAACAAGAGGTGACAAAGTTTTTAGTgaataaatattcttaaaagagAAGCAATTTTACATTTTCCTGTGAACTTCAGAAGCCAAGTTTCCTTTCCTTGGTAaaccttctctctctttctactTGGTCTTAAATCTGTTCAATTACTGCATTACTTAAACATTACAATGTGCAGTTCTTCATTCATATTAACTTTAGGATTTAGGAATATAATTTaaagactttttgaccaaaaacaaataaatttaaatatgtttttctttataattctCTGAAGAAAAAACTGTCGGGAAATGGCATTATCACAATCTATAAAAACAAGTATTAGCTAACAATGTAACAAGAACAGTGGGTATATTTAGCTTAGCGGTACTCTCTTGAAGGAGAgggagtgtatatatatatattggtggcTTCCACATTCCACAGCCAATttaactgcaaaaaaaaatacatttggaCACCATAACCATGCAAGAACACAATAAATCAAAAGGCAAGCTGGAGTCAACAGACACATTCGGCACATGCAGGTATCAGAGTATGTTGTCAATTTTAAAGCGTAAACTTCTTCGAGATTGAGTTTcttgttgttgaaaaaaaaaactgtcctTATTTACCTAAATCTctagaaaaatgataaaaagatacTACTCCATTATTATTGTTAgctgctatttgttttttgatttatcAACTACagcattaatattttcaaagacCAGACCCCATCAGGCCATCCCCGTAAGATTCTCTCactatttgttattataatagagttgtttttcaaaatatttttaaaaaaaatattaaaatattatttttattattttttaaaatttatttttaacataaagacatcaaaactatttaaaacaaaaatcagacaaaaaaaaattaaaattttttaaaaataccgtTTCTGCTGCAAAAACAAAACTGCAAGAAAGTCATGCAAGAAAGTCTAGAATGCCTATAGCTATTGGGGTCATTCCTAAGTATACCGATGCTCAAAGAATATTGACCCATGTTTGAATTATAGAGTATCTGCAACATGATCATGTTTACAAATCTCTCTCCAGGCATTTCACTCCATGTTCAGTTCAAAGTTAATAATGATTGATCAGATGATCTCCAAAAAGTTAGAATTAGCAGTACTGGAAAAGCATATTAGCcttgtcttttttctcttttctttcttttgttgtgttgtCTCCCTCTTTCTTCTTCGGTTTTGAATGAATGGCCGCTCACTCCACCAGCTCATTTTCCTGGCAACTTTCCAGGGAGACAGAGGGTACACAAACGAGGGGCCACAGCTGCATTGGATGAGATCTGACGGTTGAGGTGTTTAGATGAGCCACGTGTGCCAGTCTacatttttattcttgtttaatTTCCTTGACCTCCTACAGAGTATCCGACTCCATTAAATACAGTAGAATAGAGCTCCTCCTTTGTGGCACTGTGTCTTTACTCGACCTTAGAAATTATAAACACAGTCTATCTATGGCCAAAAAAATCGAGGGCCAAGCCAAGAATGGAAAATGTGGCAGGTGGGAAAAGCACAGCACATGACATGATTTGAATCGAGGGAGGGGAACATGCTACCCCATTTTGCTGTTGGCATTCATCTCACCCTCTTCTTATGTGAATATAATTAATGAGCAATGCATGGAAAGCTAAGAATGGATacctaaatttaattttcttttacgtctaaaaagtgtttttaaataataataaaatacattattttaatattttttaaataaaaaataccctgGAAAACAATCATTACTTGTCACATTCAAACCTCAAATCAAAAAACCATTTATTCCAGCCACAACTTGCCTAACATTCAACAGATTGGACCGTTAAATATTGCTATTATCAGGCAACTAGAAGCAAAACACAAAGGAAGAACCAAAGGAAAGAGTAAAATAATTGATCAAATCAGAGAAATAATCATTACTgatttaaactaattaattggAAAATAAACGAAGAGTGATTTAAGCGACATACCGTGGAGGAGAGAAAAGAGACTGCCGTTGGGGAAATAATCATATACAATTAGCCTTTCCTCCTTGGCCTGGAAATAAGCTCTGAGTGGGACTAAGCTGGGATGCCTTAGCCTACCAAGCAAGTCCATGTGTCTCCTAAACTCCTCGAGCCTGGGATATCTTGCATCTTTTAACCTTTTAACGGTCACGATGAACCCAGACTCCATCACAGCTTTGTAGGTACTCCCTATAGTACCCCTCCCCAAAGTCTCAGCTGACGCCTTCAATAAATCCTCCAAGCTGTAACTCATCTGCTGATCCCCTGCACCCAAGAACACCAAACTCCCTAAACCCTCACTCTCCCACGAAAACCCCCCTTGTCTTCCACCATTATTACCATCCATGCCACCTACACCTCCTGATGCTTCTCCTCCCCTTTCAACCCCGACAACccctttgtttctctcttctaCCATTGATGGCCCTTCTTTCTTGTTGCCATTCTTGAAACAAAAACAGCATACCAAAAGCAGACAAGTTATAAGAAACACAAACCCACCGGCAGTTGCTGCTACAATCTTGATTGTCTTGCTACGTTTGGACGTTGGTTTTGAAGATGGATAGGTTGGACTTAAAGATGGTCCGAAATTTAGATTGTTGCAAGGGTTCTGAATCTGTACACCACAAAGATTGAGATTGCCAATGAAAGAGGGTGTATTGAACCTAATCAATGGTGGGGTCACGGGAATTTGACCAGAGAGTTTATTGTTAGACACATTGAAGAATCTTAGACTGGTTTGGTTCAAAGGAGGAATTGATCCAGTGAAGTTATTATCTTCTAAGTAAAGAGCATACAAACGACTGAGGTTGAGGATTGACACTGGGATTGGACCAGAGATTTGGTTTCGAGCTAAAACTATGACTTTTAAACGGTGTAGGCCTGTAATGGAATCTGGGAAATCACCGGAGAAGTTGTTGCTGTCGAGGAAGAGAGATTTGAGATTGACAAGGCCAGAAAGATTTGGGATTTGGCCTGAAAGTGAGTTCCCTTTGAAACTCAAGACTCGAAGTTGGTCTAGTTGATTCAAGATTTTGGCATCCAGAGTACCACTCTGGTTTTGGTACTCTACAACAAGCTTTGTGACCCTTCCATTCTTGCATTCTTTGACACCTTGCCATTTGCACACATTGGTTCCATGTTGCCATGGGAGGAAGTTTAAAGGATCAATGGCTGATTTGAGGGTTAACAGGGCCTCAGCATCGCCTGATCTAACTGGACAAAGAAGAGAAACAACAGTGAAGTATAAcaatgagaagagaaaagggTACCTTGAAACCAGAGGTTCCATCTTAATCCTtgaattgaatgtttttttttctgaaagtCGACTCTAAAATAGAATggagggttaattttttttgttcttgtttccaAAAACAGCTGAAGGATATTAAAACCTCCAAAAACACCGAATCTTTGATGTGCTTGCCTTGTAGTAGTCCTAGTAGCAAAATCTTTCCAAAGACCCAGAAGGCCAAAATCACTTTCAAGTCCTGTTTTTGGCGCTTCTTAATTGGAAATACCACAACAcaaatcacttttaaaacacCAAATCTTCAAGATCTGCATATCACCAGAAGACTCGAGCTTGAAAAACCATCTTCATCAACGAAGATGCGCCAAGAAGTTGTCATTTTCCGTTGACTGCATTAAAACAGTTAGACAGCTTTGAAACAACTTTTTGAAGCAGAAACATGCAGGCAGGCAGTAATGGAAGCTCGTCTACTCACTCAGATGGGGATTTAAGGCC includes:
- the LOC18102532 gene encoding inactive leucine-rich repeat receptor-like serine/threonine-protein kinase At1g60630, with amino-acid sequence MEPLVSRYPFLFSLLYFTVVSLLCPVRSGDAEALLTLKSAIDPLNFLPWQHGTNVCKWQGVKECKNGRVTKLVVEYQNQSGTLDAKILNQLDQLRVLSFKGNSLSGQIPNLSGLVNLKSLFLDSNNFSGDFPDSITGLHRLKVIVLARNQISGPIPVSILNLSRLYALYLEDNNFTGSIPPLNQTSLRFFNVSNNKLSGQIPVTPPLIRFNTPSFIGNLNLCGVQIQNPCNNLNFGPSLSPTYPSSKPTSKRSKTIKIVAATAGGFVFLITCLLLVCCFCFKNGNKKEGPSMVEERNKGVVGVERGGEASGGVGGMDGNNGGRQGGFSWESEGLGSLVFLGAGDQQMSYSLEDLLKASAETLGRGTIGSTYKAVMESGFIVTVKRLKDARYPRLEEFRRHMDLLGRLRHPSLVPLRAYFQAKEERLIVYDYFPNGSLFSLLHGTRTSGGGKPLHWTSCLKIAEDLATGLLYIHQNPGLTHGNLKSSNVLLGPEFESCLTDYGLTMFQNPDSLEEPSATSLFYRAPEIRDVRKPSTQPADVYSFGVLLLELLTGKTPFQDLVQEHGPDIPRWVRSVREEETESGDDPASGNEAAEEKLQALVNIAMACVSLTPDNRPSMRDVFRMIRDARAEARVSSNSSDHSPGRWSDTVQSLPREEHLSI